The following coding sequences are from one Cervus canadensis isolate Bull #8, Minnesota chromosome 4, ASM1932006v1, whole genome shotgun sequence window:
- the PDE4A gene encoding cAMP-specific 3',5'-cyclic phosphodiesterase 4A isoform X9, whose amino-acid sequence MARPRGLGRIPERQLEAFPAAAAAATEDEAFLPEPLAPRAPRRPRSPPASPVFFASPSPTFRRRLRLLRGFQDLGRQAWAGSGLEAENGPTPSPGRSPLDSQASPGLVLHAGAATSQRRESFLYRSDSDYDMSPKTMSRNSSVTSEAHAEDLIVTPFAQVLASLRSVRSNFSLLTNVPIPSNKRSPLGGPAPVCKATLSEETCQQLARETLEELDWCLEQLETMQTYRSVSEMASHKFKRMLNRELTHLSEMSRSGNQVSEYISTTFLDKRNEVEIPSPTIKDREKQQAPRQRPCQQPPAPGPQLQPMSQITGVKKLMHSSSLSDSSIPRFGVKTEQEELLAQELENLNKWGLNIFRVSDYAGGRSLSCIMYTIFQERDLLKKFRIPVDTMVTYMLTLEDHYHPDVAYHNSLHAADVLQSTHVLLATPALDAVFTDLEILAALFAAAIHDVDHPGVSNQFLINTNSELALMYNDESVLENHHLAVGFKLLQEDNCDIFQNLGKRQRQSLRKMVIDMVLATDMSKHMTLLADLKTMVETKKVTSSGVLLLDNYSDRIQVLRNMVHCADLSNPTKPLELYRQWTDRIMAEFFQQGDRERERGMEISPMCDKHTASVEKSQVGFIDYIVHPLWETWADLVHPDAQEILDTLEDNRDWYYSAIRQSPSPPPEEEPGGPGHPPPPDKFQFELTLDEEEEEEVCSVPGAAAVQELYTAQDASPPEGPLELDGQDPSAEVEIEEMYLTRRVDATGSVAAAGQDVSMPRGASVDVYVGCCRSIPALSPNSLAPLALRTPPPPEDDPGLLGLPSMAAEVGAQKEHQAAKRACCACTGTSGEEPTPGALPAPGGWGSAGGPT is encoded by the exons CTTGGAGGCGGAGAATGGACCGACACCGTCGCCAGGCCGCAGCCCGCTGGACTCGCAGGCGAGCCCGGGCCTTGTGCTGCATGCCGGGGCGGCCACCAGCCAGCGCCGGGAGTCCTTCCTCTACCGCTCGGACAGCGACTATGACATGTCACCCAAGACCATGTCCCGGAACTCGTCGGTCACCAGCGAGGC GCACGCAGAGGACCTCATCGTCACGCCGTTTGCCCAG GTGCTGGCCAGTCTCCGGAGCGTTCGCAGCAACTTCTCCCTCCTGACCAATGTGCCCATTCCCAGCAACAA GCGGTCCCCACTGGGCGGCCCAGCCCCCGTCTGCAAGGCCACGCTATCAG aggaGACGTGTCAGCAGTTGGCCCGGGAGACACTGGAGGAGCTGGACTGGTGTCTGGAGCAGCTGGAAACCATGCAGACCTACCGCTCCGTCAGCGAGATGGCTTCCCACAAG TTCAAGAGGATGCTAAACCGTGAACTCACACACCTGTCAGAGATGAGCAGGTCAGGAAACCAGGTCTCTGAGTACATCTCCACCACATTCCTGG ACAAGCGGAATGAAGTGGAGATCCCATCACCCACGATCAAAGATCGGGAAAAACAGCAAGCCCCACGGCAGAGACCTTGCCAGCAGCCCCCGGCCCCTGGGCCACAGCTCCAGCCCATGTCTCAGATCACTGGGGTGAAGAAGCTGATGCACAGCAGCAGCCTCAGTGATTCCAGCATCCCCCGCTTTGGGGTGAAGACTGAGCAAGAGGAGCTCCTGGCCCAA GAACTGGAAAACCTGAACAAGTGGGGCCTGAACATCTTTCGCGTGTCAGATTACGCTGGGGGCCGTTCCCTCAGCTGCATCATGTACACGATATTCCAG GAGCGGGACCTCCTGAAGAAGTTCCGCATCCCGGTGGACACTATGGTGACATACATGCTGACCCTAGAGGACCACTACCACCCGGATGTGGCTTACCACAACAGCCTGCATGCAGccgacgtgctgcagtccacccaTGTGCTGCTGGCCACACCGGCGTTGGAT GCCGTGTTCACGGACCTGGAGATTCTCGCTGCCCTCTTCGCGGCCGCCATCCACGACGTGGACCACCCTGGAGTCTCCAATCAGTTCCTCATCAACACCA ATTCGGAACTGGCGCTCATGTACAACGACGAGTCGGTGCTGGAGAATCACCACCTGGCCGTGGGCTTCAAGCTGCTGCAGGAAGACAACTGTGACATCTTCCAGAACCTCGGCAAGCGCCAGCGGCAGAGCCTGCGCAAGATGGTCATCGACATG GTGCTGGCCACGGATATGTCCAAGCACATGACCCTCCTGGCTGACCTGAAGACCATGGTGGAGACTAAGAAAGTGACCAGCTCGGGGGTTCTCTTGCTGGATAACTATTCCGACCGCATCCAG GTTCTACGGAACATGGTGCACTGCGCAGACCTGAGCAACCCCACCAAGCCGCTGGAGCTTTACCGCCAGTGGACCGACCGCATCATGGCCGAGTTCTTCCAGCAGGGCGACCGCGAACGTGAGCGAGGCATGGAGATCAGTCCCATGTGCGACAAGCACACAGCCTCAGTGGAGAAGTCTCAG GTGGGTTTCATCGACTATATCGTACACCCGCTGTGGGAGACGTGGGCTGACTTGGTCCACCCAGACGCCCAAGAGATCCTGGACACTCTGGAGGACAACCGGGACTGGTACTACAGCGCCATTCGGCAAAGCCCCTCGCCACCCCCcgaggaggagcctgggggaccgGGTCACCCCCCACCACCAGACAAGTTCCAGTTCGAGCTGACGCTGgacgaggaagaggaggaggaggtgtgcAGTGTCCCAGGCGCAGCTGCAGTTCAGGAATTGTACACGGCCCAGGACGCCTCCCCGCCTGAAGGCCCTTTGGAGCTTGATGGCCAGGATCCGTCTGCGGAGGTGGAGATAGAGGAAATGTACTTGACCCGGCGAGTGGACGCCACAGGTAGTGTGGCAGCAGCTGGCCAGGATGTGTCCATGCCCCGAGGCGCATCCGTGGATGTCTACGTGGGCTGCTGCCGCAGCATCCCTGCCCTGTCTCCTAATAGCCTTGCTCCGCTTGCCTTGAGGACACCGCCCCCTCCAGAGGACGACCCGGGCCTTCTGGGCCTCCCCTCCATGGCAGCCGAGGTGGGGGCCCAAAAAGAGCATCAGGCTGCCAAGAGGGCATGCTGTGCCTGCACGGGGACATCCGGCGAGGAGCCCACTCCTGGAGCACTTCCAGCTCCCGGAGGCTGGGGGTCAGCTGGTGGCCCGACCTGA
- the PDE4A gene encoding cAMP-specific 3',5'-cyclic phosphodiesterase 4A isoform X7, which yields MRSSAAPRVRPRPPALALPPAGPESLVHFSFSEEDTCWYPPGRSVSLEAENGPTPSPGRSPLDSQASPGLVLHAGAATSQRRESFLYRSDSDYDMSPKTMSRNSSVTSEATSPCSVTILVRHAEDLIVTPFAQVLASLRSVRSNFSLLTNVPIPSNKRSPLGGPAPVCKATLSEETCQQLARETLEELDWCLEQLETMQTYRSVSEMASHKFKRMLNRELTHLSEMSRSGNQVSEYISTTFLDKRNEVEIPSPTIKDREKQQAPRQRPCQQPPAPGPQLQPMSQITGVKKLMHSSSLSDSSIPRFGVKTEQEELLAQELENLNKWGLNIFRVSDYAGGRSLSCIMYTIFQERDLLKKFRIPVDTMVTYMLTLEDHYHPDVAYHNSLHAADVLQSTHVLLATPALDAVFTDLEILAALFAAAIHDVDHPGVSNQFLINTNSELALMYNDESVLENHHLAVGFKLLQEDNCDIFQNLGKRQRQSLRKMVIDMVLATDMSKHMTLLADLKTMVETKKVTSSGVLLLDNYSDRIQVLRNMVHCADLSNPTKPLELYRQWTDRIMAEFFQQGDRERERGMEISPMCDKHTASVEKSQVGFIDYIVHPLWETWADLVHPDAQEILDTLEDNRDWYYSAIRQSPSPPPEEEPGGPGHPPPPDKFQFELTLDEEEEEEVCSVPGAAAVQELYTAQDASPPEGPLELDGQDPSAEVEIEEMYLTRRVDATGSVAAAGQDVSMPRGASVDVYVGCCRSIPALSPNSLAPLALRTPPPPEDDPGLLGLPSMAAEVGAQKEHQAAKRACCACTGTSGEEPTPGALPAPGGWGSAGGPT from the exons CTTGGAGGCGGAGAATGGACCGACACCGTCGCCAGGCCGCAGCCCGCTGGACTCGCAGGCGAGCCCGGGCCTTGTGCTGCATGCCGGGGCGGCCACCAGCCAGCGCCGGGAGTCCTTCCTCTACCGCTCGGACAGCGACTATGACATGTCACCCAAGACCATGTCCCGGAACTCGTCGGTCACCAGCGAGGC AACCAGCCCCTGCAGCGTGACCATCCTTGTAAG GCACGCAGAGGACCTCATCGTCACGCCGTTTGCCCAG GTGCTGGCCAGTCTCCGGAGCGTTCGCAGCAACTTCTCCCTCCTGACCAATGTGCCCATTCCCAGCAACAA GCGGTCCCCACTGGGCGGCCCAGCCCCCGTCTGCAAGGCCACGCTATCAG aggaGACGTGTCAGCAGTTGGCCCGGGAGACACTGGAGGAGCTGGACTGGTGTCTGGAGCAGCTGGAAACCATGCAGACCTACCGCTCCGTCAGCGAGATGGCTTCCCACAAG TTCAAGAGGATGCTAAACCGTGAACTCACACACCTGTCAGAGATGAGCAGGTCAGGAAACCAGGTCTCTGAGTACATCTCCACCACATTCCTGG ACAAGCGGAATGAAGTGGAGATCCCATCACCCACGATCAAAGATCGGGAAAAACAGCAAGCCCCACGGCAGAGACCTTGCCAGCAGCCCCCGGCCCCTGGGCCACAGCTCCAGCCCATGTCTCAGATCACTGGGGTGAAGAAGCTGATGCACAGCAGCAGCCTCAGTGATTCCAGCATCCCCCGCTTTGGGGTGAAGACTGAGCAAGAGGAGCTCCTGGCCCAA GAACTGGAAAACCTGAACAAGTGGGGCCTGAACATCTTTCGCGTGTCAGATTACGCTGGGGGCCGTTCCCTCAGCTGCATCATGTACACGATATTCCAG GAGCGGGACCTCCTGAAGAAGTTCCGCATCCCGGTGGACACTATGGTGACATACATGCTGACCCTAGAGGACCACTACCACCCGGATGTGGCTTACCACAACAGCCTGCATGCAGccgacgtgctgcagtccacccaTGTGCTGCTGGCCACACCGGCGTTGGAT GCCGTGTTCACGGACCTGGAGATTCTCGCTGCCCTCTTCGCGGCCGCCATCCACGACGTGGACCACCCTGGAGTCTCCAATCAGTTCCTCATCAACACCA ATTCGGAACTGGCGCTCATGTACAACGACGAGTCGGTGCTGGAGAATCACCACCTGGCCGTGGGCTTCAAGCTGCTGCAGGAAGACAACTGTGACATCTTCCAGAACCTCGGCAAGCGCCAGCGGCAGAGCCTGCGCAAGATGGTCATCGACATG GTGCTGGCCACGGATATGTCCAAGCACATGACCCTCCTGGCTGACCTGAAGACCATGGTGGAGACTAAGAAAGTGACCAGCTCGGGGGTTCTCTTGCTGGATAACTATTCCGACCGCATCCAG GTTCTACGGAACATGGTGCACTGCGCAGACCTGAGCAACCCCACCAAGCCGCTGGAGCTTTACCGCCAGTGGACCGACCGCATCATGGCCGAGTTCTTCCAGCAGGGCGACCGCGAACGTGAGCGAGGCATGGAGATCAGTCCCATGTGCGACAAGCACACAGCCTCAGTGGAGAAGTCTCAG GTGGGTTTCATCGACTATATCGTACACCCGCTGTGGGAGACGTGGGCTGACTTGGTCCACCCAGACGCCCAAGAGATCCTGGACACTCTGGAGGACAACCGGGACTGGTACTACAGCGCCATTCGGCAAAGCCCCTCGCCACCCCCcgaggaggagcctgggggaccgGGTCACCCCCCACCACCAGACAAGTTCCAGTTCGAGCTGACGCTGgacgaggaagaggaggaggaggtgtgcAGTGTCCCAGGCGCAGCTGCAGTTCAGGAATTGTACACGGCCCAGGACGCCTCCCCGCCTGAAGGCCCTTTGGAGCTTGATGGCCAGGATCCGTCTGCGGAGGTGGAGATAGAGGAAATGTACTTGACCCGGCGAGTGGACGCCACAGGTAGTGTGGCAGCAGCTGGCCAGGATGTGTCCATGCCCCGAGGCGCATCCGTGGATGTCTACGTGGGCTGCTGCCGCAGCATCCCTGCCCTGTCTCCTAATAGCCTTGCTCCGCTTGCCTTGAGGACACCGCCCCCTCCAGAGGACGACCCGGGCCTTCTGGGCCTCCCCTCCATGGCAGCCGAGGTGGGGGCCCAAAAAGAGCATCAGGCTGCCAAGAGGGCATGCTGTGCCTGCACGGGGACATCCGGCGAGGAGCCCACTCCTGGAGCACTTCCAGCTCCCGGAGGCTGGGGGTCAGCTGGTGGCCCGACCTGA
- the PDE4A gene encoding cAMP-specific 3',5'-cyclic phosphodiesterase 4A isoform X1: MRSSAAPRVRPRPPALALPPAGPESLVHFSFSEEDTCWYPPGRSVSLEAENGPTPSPGRSPLDSQASPGLVLHAGAATSQRRESFLYRSDSDYDMSPKTMSRNSSVTSEAHAEDLIVTPFAQVLASLRSVRSNFSLLTNVPIPSNKRSPLGGPAPVCKATLSEETCQQLARETLEELDWCLEQLETMQTYRSVSEMASHKFKRMLNRELTHLSEMSRSGNQVSEYISTTFLDKRNEVEIPSPTIKDREKQQAPRQRPCQQPPAPGPQLQPMSQITGVKKLMHSSSLSDSSIPRFGVKTEQEELLAQELENLNKWGLNIFRVSDYAGGRSLSCIMYTIFQERDLLKKFRIPVDTMVTYMLTLEDHYHPDVAYHNSLHAADVLQSTHVLLATPALDAVFTDLEILAALFAAAIHDVDHPGVSNQFLINTNSELALMYNDESVLENHHLAVGFKLLQEDNCDIFQNLGKRQRQSLRKMVIDMVLATDMSKHMTLLADLKTMVETKKVTSSGVLLLDNYSDRIQVLRNMVHCADLSNPTKPLELYRQWTDRIMAEFFQQGDRERERGMEISPMCDKHTASVEKSQVGFIDYIVHPLWETWADLVHPDAQEILDTLEDNRDWYYSAIRQSPSPPPEEEPGGPGHPPPPDKFQFELTLDEEEEEEVCSVPGAAAVQELYTAQDASPPEGPLELDGQDPSAEVEIEEMYLTRRVDATGSVAAAGQDVSMPRGASVDVYVGCCRSIPALSPNSLAPLALRTPPPPEDDPGLLGLPSMAAEVGAQKEHQAAKRACCACTGTSGEEPTPGALPAPGGWGSAGGPT; encoded by the exons CTTGGAGGCGGAGAATGGACCGACACCGTCGCCAGGCCGCAGCCCGCTGGACTCGCAGGCGAGCCCGGGCCTTGTGCTGCATGCCGGGGCGGCCACCAGCCAGCGCCGGGAGTCCTTCCTCTACCGCTCGGACAGCGACTATGACATGTCACCCAAGACCATGTCCCGGAACTCGTCGGTCACCAGCGAGGC GCACGCAGAGGACCTCATCGTCACGCCGTTTGCCCAG GTGCTGGCCAGTCTCCGGAGCGTTCGCAGCAACTTCTCCCTCCTGACCAATGTGCCCATTCCCAGCAACAA GCGGTCCCCACTGGGCGGCCCAGCCCCCGTCTGCAAGGCCACGCTATCAG aggaGACGTGTCAGCAGTTGGCCCGGGAGACACTGGAGGAGCTGGACTGGTGTCTGGAGCAGCTGGAAACCATGCAGACCTACCGCTCCGTCAGCGAGATGGCTTCCCACAAG TTCAAGAGGATGCTAAACCGTGAACTCACACACCTGTCAGAGATGAGCAGGTCAGGAAACCAGGTCTCTGAGTACATCTCCACCACATTCCTGG ACAAGCGGAATGAAGTGGAGATCCCATCACCCACGATCAAAGATCGGGAAAAACAGCAAGCCCCACGGCAGAGACCTTGCCAGCAGCCCCCGGCCCCTGGGCCACAGCTCCAGCCCATGTCTCAGATCACTGGGGTGAAGAAGCTGATGCACAGCAGCAGCCTCAGTGATTCCAGCATCCCCCGCTTTGGGGTGAAGACTGAGCAAGAGGAGCTCCTGGCCCAA GAACTGGAAAACCTGAACAAGTGGGGCCTGAACATCTTTCGCGTGTCAGATTACGCTGGGGGCCGTTCCCTCAGCTGCATCATGTACACGATATTCCAG GAGCGGGACCTCCTGAAGAAGTTCCGCATCCCGGTGGACACTATGGTGACATACATGCTGACCCTAGAGGACCACTACCACCCGGATGTGGCTTACCACAACAGCCTGCATGCAGccgacgtgctgcagtccacccaTGTGCTGCTGGCCACACCGGCGTTGGAT GCCGTGTTCACGGACCTGGAGATTCTCGCTGCCCTCTTCGCGGCCGCCATCCACGACGTGGACCACCCTGGAGTCTCCAATCAGTTCCTCATCAACACCA ATTCGGAACTGGCGCTCATGTACAACGACGAGTCGGTGCTGGAGAATCACCACCTGGCCGTGGGCTTCAAGCTGCTGCAGGAAGACAACTGTGACATCTTCCAGAACCTCGGCAAGCGCCAGCGGCAGAGCCTGCGCAAGATGGTCATCGACATG GTGCTGGCCACGGATATGTCCAAGCACATGACCCTCCTGGCTGACCTGAAGACCATGGTGGAGACTAAGAAAGTGACCAGCTCGGGGGTTCTCTTGCTGGATAACTATTCCGACCGCATCCAG GTTCTACGGAACATGGTGCACTGCGCAGACCTGAGCAACCCCACCAAGCCGCTGGAGCTTTACCGCCAGTGGACCGACCGCATCATGGCCGAGTTCTTCCAGCAGGGCGACCGCGAACGTGAGCGAGGCATGGAGATCAGTCCCATGTGCGACAAGCACACAGCCTCAGTGGAGAAGTCTCAG GTGGGTTTCATCGACTATATCGTACACCCGCTGTGGGAGACGTGGGCTGACTTGGTCCACCCAGACGCCCAAGAGATCCTGGACACTCTGGAGGACAACCGGGACTGGTACTACAGCGCCATTCGGCAAAGCCCCTCGCCACCCCCcgaggaggagcctgggggaccgGGTCACCCCCCACCACCAGACAAGTTCCAGTTCGAGCTGACGCTGgacgaggaagaggaggaggaggtgtgcAGTGTCCCAGGCGCAGCTGCAGTTCAGGAATTGTACACGGCCCAGGACGCCTCCCCGCCTGAAGGCCCTTTGGAGCTTGATGGCCAGGATCCGTCTGCGGAGGTGGAGATAGAGGAAATGTACTTGACCCGGCGAGTGGACGCCACAGGTAGTGTGGCAGCAGCTGGCCAGGATGTGTCCATGCCCCGAGGCGCATCCGTGGATGTCTACGTGGGCTGCTGCCGCAGCATCCCTGCCCTGTCTCCTAATAGCCTTGCTCCGCTTGCCTTGAGGACACCGCCCCCTCCAGAGGACGACCCGGGCCTTCTGGGCCTCCCCTCCATGGCAGCCGAGGTGGGGGCCCAAAAAGAGCATCAGGCTGCCAAGAGGGCATGCTGTGCCTGCACGGGGACATCCGGCGAGGAGCCCACTCCTGGAGCACTTCCAGCTCCCGGAGGCTGGGGGTCAGCTGGTGGCCCGACCTGA